The following proteins are co-located in the Spirosoma montaniterrae genome:
- a CDS encoding AIR synthase related protein — MTDRYAQRGVSASKEDVHAAIAQLDKGLFPKAFCKIVPDTLAADPDFCTIMHADGAGTKSSLAYLYWRETGDLSVWRGIAQDAVVMNTDDLICVGTTGPMLLSSTIGRNKNLIPGEVIAEIINGTEEVLQMLRDHGIEIHSTGGETADVGDLVRTVIVDSTVIARMRRDQVISNDRIQPGDVIVGLASFGQATYEKSYNGGMGSNGLTSARHDVLAHYLADKYPESFDPAVDKSLIYSGSKGLLDKQPDLNVTVGQLILSPTRTYAPVAKILLDELRPYIHGMVHCSGGAQTKVLHFVDNLHVIKDNLFSIPPLFRLIQQESGTSWQEMYKVFNMGHRLEIYLPEAYAQRVIEVSESFGIDAQVIGRVEAFTGKQVTIQSNEGTFIY; from the coding sequence ATGACTGATCGTTACGCCCAGCGCGGAGTGTCTGCCAGCAAAGAAGACGTTCACGCGGCTATTGCCCAGCTCGATAAGGGCTTATTTCCAAAAGCATTCTGTAAAATTGTTCCCGATACACTGGCCGCTGATCCCGACTTTTGCACCATCATGCACGCCGACGGGGCCGGTACCAAATCGTCGCTGGCTTACCTCTACTGGCGCGAAACGGGCGATCTGAGCGTATGGCGCGGCATTGCGCAAGACGCCGTAGTGATGAATACTGACGACCTGATTTGCGTAGGAACCACCGGGCCGATGCTGCTGTCGAGTACAATTGGACGTAACAAAAACCTGATTCCGGGCGAGGTGATTGCCGAAATCATTAACGGCACCGAAGAGGTGTTACAAATGCTACGCGATCACGGTATCGAAATCCACAGCACCGGGGGCGAAACCGCCGACGTGGGTGATCTGGTGCGCACCGTCATTGTGGATAGTACCGTGATTGCCCGGATGCGTCGCGATCAGGTTATCAGCAACGACCGTATTCAGCCCGGCGACGTGATTGTTGGACTGGCGTCGTTTGGGCAGGCTACGTATGAAAAAAGCTACAACGGTGGTATGGGCAGCAACGGCCTGACCTCGGCCCGCCACGATGTTCTGGCGCATTACCTCGCCGATAAATACCCCGAAAGTTTCGATCCGGCTGTCGATAAATCGCTGATTTACAGTGGTAGCAAAGGATTGCTGGACAAACAACCTGATCTAAACGTTACTGTCGGGCAACTTATTCTTTCGCCTACGCGCACCTATGCACCTGTAGCAAAGATACTTTTAGACGAACTGCGACCTTATATCCACGGCATGGTACACTGCTCGGGCGGGGCACAAACGAAAGTGCTGCACTTCGTTGATAATCTGCACGTTATAAAAGACAATCTGTTCTCAATTCCGCCCTTATTCCGTCTAATTCAACAAGAGAGCGGTACAAGTTGGCAGGAGATGTACAAGGTTTTCAATATGGGCCACCGCTTAGAGATTTATTTACCCGAAGCTTATGCACAACGGGTTATCGAAGTATCAGAATCGTTTGGTATCGACGCACAGGTAATTGGCCGGGTCGAAGCGTTTACCGGAAAACAGGTGACAATTCAATCGAACGAAGGAACTTTCATTTATTAA
- a CDS encoding efflux RND transporter permease subunit, whose translation MNISAFSVKNWQFMLVLFLGVAALGINSLLNMPRGEDPEFVAPNFAVVVVYPGTDARDMEELVADPAEKRFNELDNIDHVITTIGDGLAVFRVEYEYGQDPDEKYQELVRETNALRSELPSDIFSIKINKFSPSDVNIVQVALQSEVASDKELGRYADDLKERLEKVKSLKNVDDWGYPQSTVRVSLNIEKMAQEGIPVNRVIGALQAENVNIPGGSVQVGTRKFNVKTAGKYESIEQIRNTIVSSNGQKIVYLRDIADVAENLEDEAHITRLNGHRAVLVTASQKIGENIQKVGDQVNPIIETFAQSLPPHIKLTKNFDQATSVNKRLGHFVQDFIIAILLVSITLLPLGFRAALVVMVSIPLSLAIGLSLLDAFGFSINQLSIVGLIVALGILVDDSIVVVENIERYLREGYSKREAAIKATSQITLAVIGCTTTLILAFMPLLFLPEASGDFIRSLPMAVVMTVLASMVVSLTIVPFLSSRILKHSHNPEGNIFLRALKKLISGSYSRLLHAALRRPVLTLLVAGAIFGLAVSQAGRAGFALFPASEKPQFLINIETPEGSSLGETNRVARYVESQLKSDSTVRHFTTNVGKGNPRIYYNVIQRNEATNFAQFFVQLTDVEPAEKRVLIDKYRNRFALYPNAKIEVKDFEQGPDQEAPIAIRVFGENLDTLRTVAARVEATLKQTPGTIYINNPLATRKTDLRIRVNKEKAGLLGLSIADINRTIRMAVAGLNVGTFKEPNSDDEYTISVTLPKGRITDQTVLNNLYVNTVTGAAVPLRQVADVEFETGTNLIKHYDKDRYVSVTAFVKTGYLVDNVYNDVLKQLDTMKFPAGFRYVAAGELESRSKSFGGLGTIILITVFGFLAVLILEFGTIKSTLIVLSVIPLGVIGAIAALLLTGNPFSFVAIIGLIALIGIEVKNSILLVDFTNQLRADGMPLIEAIEHAGEVRFVPIVLTSLTAIGGLMPLAVEGNPLYSPLAWVLIGGLISSTLLSRVVTPVLYKLLPPRVEVKTMKEELELA comes from the coding sequence ATGAATATTTCTGCTTTTTCCGTCAAAAACTGGCAGTTCATGCTGGTGCTGTTTCTGGGCGTAGCTGCCCTCGGTATCAACTCGCTGCTGAACATGCCACGGGGCGAAGACCCCGAATTTGTAGCACCCAACTTTGCGGTAGTCGTGGTTTACCCCGGCACCGATGCCCGCGACATGGAAGAACTCGTGGCCGACCCTGCCGAGAAACGCTTCAACGAACTCGACAATATCGACCACGTAATTACCACCATCGGCGACGGATTAGCCGTGTTTCGGGTTGAGTACGAGTATGGTCAGGACCCCGACGAGAAGTATCAGGAATTGGTACGCGAGACAAACGCCCTGCGCAGCGAATTGCCATCAGATATTTTCTCCATTAAAATCAATAAGTTTTCGCCCTCCGACGTGAATATCGTGCAGGTGGCGTTACAGTCGGAGGTGGCCTCGGATAAGGAACTGGGGCGGTATGCCGATGACCTGAAAGAGCGGCTCGAAAAGGTGAAAAGCCTGAAAAACGTAGACGACTGGGGCTATCCCCAAAGCACCGTGCGCGTGTCGCTCAACATCGAGAAGATGGCGCAGGAAGGTATTCCCGTCAACCGCGTGATTGGTGCCTTGCAGGCCGAAAACGTAAATATTCCGGGTGGAAGCGTGCAGGTTGGTACGCGGAAATTCAACGTCAAAACGGCGGGTAAATATGAGTCGATTGAGCAGATTCGGAATACCATCGTATCGAGCAACGGACAGAAAATCGTGTACCTGCGCGACATTGCCGACGTAGCGGAAAACCTCGAAGACGAAGCGCACATTACCCGGCTCAACGGCCACCGGGCCGTGCTGGTGACGGCAAGTCAGAAAATTGGCGAGAACATTCAGAAAGTGGGCGATCAGGTGAATCCGATTATCGAAACCTTCGCCCAGTCGCTGCCGCCCCATATCAAGCTGACCAAAAATTTCGATCAGGCCACGAGCGTAAACAAACGGCTGGGGCATTTTGTACAGGATTTTATCATCGCCATTCTATTGGTGTCGATCACATTGCTGCCGCTGGGTTTCCGGGCCGCGCTGGTGGTTATGGTTTCGATACCACTTTCGCTGGCTATCGGGCTATCGCTGCTCGACGCGTTTGGTTTCAGTATCAATCAATTAAGCATCGTCGGGCTGATTGTAGCACTCGGCATTCTGGTCGACGACAGCATTGTGGTGGTTGAGAACATCGAGCGGTATCTGCGCGAAGGTTACTCGAAACGGGAAGCGGCTATCAAAGCCACGAGTCAGATTACGCTGGCCGTAATTGGCTGCACAACTACGCTGATTCTGGCCTTTATGCCGCTACTGTTTTTGCCCGAAGCGTCGGGCGATTTTATCCGGTCGCTGCCGATGGCCGTTGTCATGACTGTGCTGGCGTCGATGGTCGTTTCGCTTACGATTGTACCCTTTCTGAGCAGCCGCATTCTGAAGCACAGCCACAATCCTGAAGGTAATATTTTTCTGCGGGCACTGAAAAAACTCATCAGCGGATCATATAGCCGGTTGTTGCACGCGGCCCTGCGTCGGCCCGTTCTGACGCTGCTGGTTGCCGGAGCTATTTTCGGATTGGCCGTATCGCAGGCCGGGCGGGCCGGTTTCGCGCTGTTTCCGGCGTCGGAGAAACCGCAGTTTCTGATCAATATCGAAACGCCCGAAGGCAGCAGTTTAGGCGAAACCAACCGGGTAGCGCGGTATGTAGAAAGCCAACTCAAAAGCGATTCGACGGTTCGGCACTTCACCACCAACGTCGGAAAAGGCAATCCGCGCATTTATTACAACGTAATTCAGCGGAACGAAGCCACCAATTTCGCGCAGTTTTTCGTGCAGTTGACCGATGTTGAGCCTGCCGAAAAACGCGTCCTCATCGACAAGTACCGCAACCGATTTGCGTTATATCCAAACGCAAAAATCGAAGTAAAAGACTTTGAGCAAGGCCCCGACCAGGAAGCTCCTATTGCCATTCGCGTATTCGGCGAAAATTTAGACACACTCCGCACGGTAGCCGCCCGCGTGGAAGCTACTCTGAAACAAACGCCGGGCACTATTTATATCAATAACCCGCTGGCAACGCGCAAAACCGACCTTCGCATCCGGGTCAATAAAGAAAAGGCCGGGCTGCTGGGCTTGTCCATCGCCGACATCAACCGCACCATTCGCATGGCCGTAGCGGGCCTCAACGTCGGCACCTTCAAAGAACCAAACTCAGACGATGAATACACGATTTCGGTAACACTACCCAAAGGCCGCATCACCGACCAAACGGTACTGAATAATCTGTATGTCAACACGGTAACGGGTGCCGCTGTGCCGCTCCGGCAGGTGGCCGACGTAGAGTTCGAGACTGGAACAAACCTAATCAAGCACTATGACAAAGACCGCTACGTGAGCGTTACGGCTTTCGTAAAAACGGGTTATTTAGTCGATAACGTGTATAATGACGTACTGAAGCAACTCGACACCATGAAGTTTCCGGCGGGTTTTCGCTACGTAGCGGCTGGCGAACTGGAAAGCCGGTCGAAGTCGTTCGGTGGGCTGGGCACGATCATCCTGATAACGGTATTCGGCTTTCTGGCCGTGCTGATTCTGGAGTTCGGCACCATCAAAAGCACACTGATTGTGCTATCGGTAATTCCGCTGGGTGTAATCGGTGCCATTGCCGCGCTGCTGCTCACGGGCAACCCGTTTTCGTTTGTTGCCATCATCGGACTAATTGCCCTGATCGGTATCGAAGTTAAGAATTCGATTCTGTTGGTTGATTTCACGAACCAACTCCGCGCCGACGGTATGCCGCTTATCGAAGCTATCGAACACGCGGGCGAAGTACGTTTTGTGCCGATTGTACTGACGTCGCTCACGGCCATTGGCGGGCTGATGCCACTGGCGGTAGAAGGCAACCCGCTCTACAGCCCACTGGCCTGGGTACTGATTGGCGGTCTGATTTCCAGCACGTTACTCTCGCGGGTAGTTACGCCCGTGCTGTACAAACTACTGCCACCGAGAGTGGAGGTGAAGACGATGAAAGAAGAACTGGAATTGGCATAG
- a CDS encoding efflux RND transporter periplasmic adaptor subunit: MKITQVLTSLLLAVLLWACGSKAAEKTAATHTTPEGIIPVKLAPVGTVVRAEPVVASGLVSSSEEARLSFKVGGIINRMFVEEGQTVQKGQLLATLDLTEINAQVSQAQLATEKAERDFSRVKSLYADTAATLEQLQNATTGQNVAKQNLTIAQFNRNFAQIRSSVDGTVTRKATNAGEYVAPGASVYFISGNRPGDWVVRVGVSDKDWARLRLGNRANIALDAYPGKTFTGTVSKLAQAADPVSKLYEVEIKISSSGVKLAPGLFAKATLVPAQSRSYAVVPVESIVEGNGKEGFVYVLAQDRKRVQKLPVQIGFLDGDKVLLTNAPSGVREVVTAGSAFLTEESEIIVKSEK; the protein is encoded by the coding sequence ATGAAAATCACGCAAGTACTTACTTCCCTCCTGCTGGCCGTTCTGCTATGGGCGTGCGGCAGCAAAGCGGCTGAAAAAACAGCCGCTACCCATACCACACCCGAAGGCATCATTCCGGTGAAACTGGCACCCGTTGGCACTGTCGTGCGGGCCGAACCCGTAGTGGCATCGGGGCTGGTATCGTCGTCGGAAGAAGCGAGGCTGTCGTTTAAGGTGGGCGGCATTATCAACCGCATGTTTGTTGAAGAAGGGCAGACGGTTCAGAAAGGGCAACTTTTAGCCACGCTCGACCTGACCGAAATCAACGCACAGGTGAGTCAGGCGCAATTAGCCACTGAAAAAGCCGAACGCGACTTCAGCCGGGTTAAAAGCCTCTACGCCGACACAGCCGCCACGCTCGAACAGCTACAAAACGCCACCACGGGCCAAAACGTAGCAAAGCAAAACCTGACCATCGCGCAGTTTAACCGCAATTTCGCGCAAATCCGCTCGTCGGTCGATGGCACCGTAACGCGTAAGGCCACCAACGCGGGCGAGTATGTAGCCCCTGGCGCATCGGTATATTTCATCTCGGGCAACCGCCCCGGCGATTGGGTGGTGCGCGTGGGCGTATCAGACAAAGACTGGGCGCGGCTCCGGCTCGGAAACCGTGCCAATATCGCCCTCGATGCGTATCCAGGCAAAACGTTTACCGGAACCGTTAGCAAGCTGGCACAAGCCGCCGATCCGGTCAGCAAGTTGTATGAAGTGGAGATCAAGATTAGTTCGTCGGGTGTAAAGCTGGCTCCGGGGTTGTTTGCGAAAGCCACGCTCGTACCGGCGCAAAGTCGCAGCTACGCCGTAGTGCCGGTGGAGTCTATTGTGGAGGGCAACGGCAAAGAAGGCTTCGTGTATGTGCTGGCGCAGGACCGGAAACGAGTGCAGAAACTACCTGTACAGATCGGCTTTCTGGATGGCGATAAAGTTTTGTTGACCAATGCCCCATCGGGCGTTCGGGAAGTGGTAACGGCAGGTTCGGCGTTTCTGACCGAGGAATCTGAAATTATAGTGAAAAGTGAAAAGTGA
- a CDS encoding DUF433 domain-containing protein, with amino-acid sequence MNHLITIHPEIQSGTPVFFNTRVPVKNLFDYIKGGHTIAEFVDDFPSVKPEQARAVLELAESSVTLNFSRNAHLVA; translated from the coding sequence ATGAACCACCTTATTACGATTCACCCGGAGATTCAGAGCGGAACCCCTGTGTTTTTCAATACGCGGGTTCCAGTGAAAAATCTGTTTGACTACATCAAAGGCGGCCATACGATTGCCGAGTTTGTTGATGATTTTCCATCAGTAAAACCCGAACAGGCACGGGCTGTACTTGAGTTGGCTGAATCATCCGTTACGCTTAATTTTTCCCGTAATGCCCATCTTGTTGCTTGA
- a CDS encoding four helix bundle protein, whose translation MQEQESIIQTKSFDFATRVVRMYQWITKKHRIHSLADQVLRSGTSVGANVEEATGALTKKEFIAKIGIAYKEARETRYWLRLLGATDYLNDKMYGSMLADCQELIRILASIQKTSQRNVANQKLKG comes from the coding sequence ATGCAGGAACAAGAAAGCATTATACAAACCAAGTCATTTGACTTTGCAACCCGTGTTGTTCGTATGTATCAATGGATAACTAAAAAACATCGTATCCATTCATTAGCCGATCAGGTGTTACGAAGTGGCACAAGTGTTGGCGCAAATGTTGAAGAAGCAACGGGCGCACTTACCAAAAAAGAGTTCATTGCCAAAATTGGCATTGCCTACAAAGAAGCCCGTGAAACTCGTTATTGGCTACGACTCTTAGGAGCAACAGACTACCTCAATGACAAAATGTATGGGTCGATGCTTGCCGATTGTCAGGAACTGATTCGCATTCTGGCATCTATCCAGAAAACATCCCAACGCAACGTAGCAAACCAAAAGCTGAAGGGCTGA
- a CDS encoding SDR family NAD(P)-dependent oxidoreductase — translation MNLSTSEQQRLKARYGPLAVVAGASSGIGLELAERLAESGLNLIINARTTTRLERVANDLQTRYGVVVTPVAADLSEETGISQLLEATSNQPVGLFIHSAGFGTSGEFRASNLDEEVNMLRLNTESLLKLTHHFGQRFATQKRGGIILLSSLVAFQGVPYAAHYAATKAYVQTLAEAIALELGSLGVDVLAAAPGPVSSGFGQRANMVMNMSLTPQQVGVPILKALGRQHTVLPGFLTKVLTYSLRTVPRWGKVRIMQQVMSGMTKHQRA, via the coding sequence ATGAACTTATCAACGTCAGAACAACAACGGCTCAAAGCCCGCTATGGTCCGTTGGCTGTTGTTGCCGGAGCTTCGTCGGGCATTGGGCTTGAACTGGCCGAACGGTTGGCCGAGTCAGGACTAAATCTGATTATTAATGCCCGCACTACAACACGTCTCGAGCGTGTGGCAAATGATTTACAGACGCGCTATGGTGTTGTTGTAACACCAGTAGCGGCTGATCTTTCGGAAGAAACTGGTATCAGTCAACTGCTTGAAGCCACCAGCAACCAGCCTGTCGGCCTTTTTATACACTCGGCTGGCTTTGGCACATCGGGCGAGTTTCGAGCATCAAATTTGGACGAGGAGGTAAATATGCTTCGGCTCAATACGGAGTCGTTACTGAAACTTACTCATCATTTTGGGCAGCGGTTTGCTACCCAGAAGCGGGGGGGGATCATTCTGTTGAGTTCGCTGGTGGCCTTTCAGGGAGTACCTTACGCAGCTCACTATGCCGCCACCAAAGCCTACGTACAGACACTGGCCGAGGCTATTGCGCTTGAATTGGGTTCGCTGGGCGTAGACGTTCTGGCGGCAGCACCGGGACCCGTAAGCAGCGGTTTCGGCCAACGGGCAAACATGGTCATGAACATGAGTTTAACGCCCCAGCAGGTTGGCGTTCCCATTCTGAAAGCATTAGGTCGGCAACACACCGTATTGCCCGGTTTTCTGACAAAAGTACTGACATACTCGCTCCGAACGGTGCCGCGTTGGGGCAAAGTGCGGATTATGCAGCAAGTAATGAGTGGCATGACCAAGCATCAACGGGCTTAA
- a CDS encoding Gfo/Idh/MocA family protein — protein sequence MTHWGILGPGRIAHKFAQDLLTLPDAQLYAVASTDQQRADEFAQQYGATHAFGSYDGLLTLPDLDVVYVATPHVKHYDNALMLLNGGVPVLGEKPFAMNGQQVREMVDTARSKRVFLMEALWSRFMPVLQRAHQLVQDGAIGTVTSVRADFGFAAPFLPEKRLYNKDLGGGSLMDIGIYPLFFSYLMLGLPQTVKASATFASTGVDEQCGMVLTYADGEMAVLESTLRTKTPCEAFVFGTEGHIRIHSRWHETQGLTLERNGHDPELFTAQRTTFGYDYEAAHVMQCLAEGRTESHLWSLDDSVNLMTLLDAVRAEAGIVY from the coding sequence ATGACTCATTGGGGAATTTTAGGACCGGGCCGCATCGCCCATAAATTCGCGCAGGATTTGCTGACGCTGCCCGATGCCCAACTCTACGCTGTGGCTTCTACCGATCAGCAACGCGCCGACGAATTTGCCCAACAGTACGGAGCCACGCACGCGTTCGGTAGCTACGACGGGCTGCTCACCCTGCCCGACCTCGACGTAGTGTATGTAGCGACGCCCCACGTCAAGCACTACGATAATGCGCTGATGCTTCTCAACGGCGGAGTGCCGGTTCTGGGCGAAAAACCGTTTGCCATGAACGGGCAGCAGGTGCGTGAGATGGTCGATACGGCACGGAGTAAGCGGGTTTTTCTGATGGAAGCACTCTGGAGCCGGTTTATGCCCGTGCTGCAACGCGCCCATCAGCTTGTGCAGGACGGAGCCATTGGCACCGTTACGAGCGTGCGGGCCGATTTTGGCTTTGCCGCGCCGTTTCTGCCCGAAAAACGACTTTATAACAAAGACCTCGGCGGTGGTTCGCTGATGGACATTGGGATTTACCCGCTGTTCTTTTCGTACCTGATGCTTGGCTTGCCGCAGACTGTAAAAGCGAGTGCCACGTTCGCCAGCACGGGCGTCGATGAGCAATGCGGTATGGTGCTCACCTACGCGGATGGCGAGATGGCCGTGCTGGAAAGTACCCTGCGAACCAAAACACCCTGCGAAGCCTTTGTTTTTGGTACAGAGGGGCATATTCGCATTCATTCGCGCTGGCACGAAACGCAGGGCCTGACGCTGGAACGCAACGGCCACGACCCTGAACTATTCACGGCTCAGCGCACTACGTTCGGCTACGACTACGAAGCCGCACACGTGATGCAATGTTTGGCCGAAGGCCGCACCGAGAGCCACCTTTGGTCGCTCGATGACAGCGTGAATTTAATGACCCTGCTCGATGCGGTGCGGGCTGAAGCCGGGATTGTGTACTGA
- a CDS encoding BACON domain-containing protein → MRRIYTLTIQLCLLFVAVTWSPTHAQTTEIFNYKQVLAGPNRTLTVSINTVNRATGEVVFGGGDSRGPTTPGLTFTWVWGDGTSNNGFFPQTKRYADVTKNYVVRVIANYSPTEKDTVEVLVDFVKGKITPVALDARFRVFLPSQPVSLSSANGYSIPATLRPLPDNLFTDVSRADFEYLFQIGSVIEHDFVNGDVVMPGGKFEQYALRDSTFGGAYALWYTRPVSFGIGNGFLKGADSDFSSMYHEMAHNITLNFPASYQYGGKTDGPANAIFSEAIAQIFQHAAGYELINNYQQYGLDDIWLFKLKQNFTSNVRFQRTLFNEYMSAGMPFQTYYNANQNDAKRNREVLQTFLTVPYMFFRYTEEQGKGYRAPVKRLMQFLGRLNADWLKRYDPKTDSPAANAFRATLWVAAISHTFQRDLRADFRAIGYPVSDADWAFLNPSVFSVSPGVVSVSATAGNVASVSVTTSASSWSIANAPAWLTVSPRQGTGSQSLTIAAAANASVSSRTGVVTFAAPDFPASSVTVVQAGAAVNSCSLTAGLSGSSLTLCQGSSITLTASGSQTNVAYSWQRDGTALPNITPMIVINNSGTYAVTLLDLNNCTATVSATVVDGPVVAPVIAAVSVTSTGAVSLSATPTGPGLTYQWSLSGTAITGATSVTYAVRQSGVYQVAVSNGVCAATSPPLTVNVATGSGRVAAESAPELLRLNVSPNPSSGRFIIRLQLPEPAPATLLLTDVSGRVVQEWRLKASRTVHEQEADLRNIPAGIYLVVAESGGMQVVNRVLVE, encoded by the coding sequence ATGAGAAGAATCTATACGTTGACTATTCAATTGTGTTTGCTGTTTGTAGCCGTTACATGGTCTCCTACCCACGCCCAAACCACTGAAATCTTCAACTACAAGCAGGTATTGGCCGGCCCAAACCGAACCCTCACCGTCAGCATCAATACTGTTAATCGCGCTACCGGCGAGGTCGTGTTTGGTGGGGGCGACTCACGCGGACCTACCACGCCCGGCCTGACGTTTACGTGGGTTTGGGGCGATGGCACCAGCAACAACGGCTTCTTCCCACAAACCAAACGCTACGCTGACGTAACGAAAAATTACGTGGTGCGGGTCATTGCCAACTATTCACCTACCGAAAAAGATACGGTTGAGGTACTGGTTGATTTTGTGAAGGGAAAGATCACGCCCGTCGCGCTCGATGCTCGATTCAGAGTATTTTTGCCGAGTCAACCGGTTTCGTTGTCCAGTGCCAACGGATACAGTATCCCCGCTACGTTGCGCCCGCTGCCCGACAATTTGTTCACCGACGTGTCGCGGGCTGATTTTGAGTACCTGTTTCAAATCGGGTCCGTCATTGAACACGACTTTGTCAATGGCGACGTAGTGATGCCCGGCGGGAAGTTCGAGCAATATGCCCTGCGCGATTCGACTTTCGGCGGGGCTTATGCGCTGTGGTACACGCGTCCGGTAAGTTTCGGAATAGGCAACGGATTTCTGAAAGGAGCCGACAGCGACTTCTCGTCGATGTACCACGAAATGGCGCATAACATTACGCTCAACTTCCCGGCCAGTTATCAGTACGGCGGCAAAACCGACGGCCCGGCCAACGCTATTTTCTCGGAAGCCATCGCGCAGATTTTTCAGCACGCGGCTGGCTATGAGCTTATCAATAATTATCAGCAATACGGCCTGGATGATATATGGCTGTTTAAACTGAAGCAAAACTTCACCAGCAATGTCCGGTTTCAACGCACTCTGTTCAACGAATATATGAGCGCGGGGATGCCGTTTCAAACGTATTACAACGCGAATCAAAACGACGCAAAACGCAACCGCGAGGTACTACAGACCTTTCTGACGGTGCCGTATATGTTCTTCCGTTACACCGAAGAACAGGGCAAAGGCTACCGGGCACCCGTGAAACGGCTGATGCAGTTTCTGGGTCGGCTCAACGCCGACTGGCTGAAACGCTACGACCCGAAGACCGATAGCCCAGCGGCCAATGCGTTCCGGGCTACACTGTGGGTGGCGGCCATCTCGCATACGTTCCAGCGTGACCTGCGGGCCGACTTCCGCGCTATTGGCTACCCGGTCAGCGATGCCGATTGGGCATTTTTGAACCCGTCGGTGTTCAGCGTGTCGCCCGGCGTAGTGAGCGTATCGGCAACGGCAGGTAACGTGGCCTCGGTCAGCGTAACGACGTCAGCCAGTAGCTGGAGCATAGCGAATGCGCCAGCGTGGCTGACAGTTAGCCCCCGCCAGGGAACGGGTAGTCAGTCGCTGACCATCGCGGCTGCGGCCAATGCGTCGGTCAGTTCGCGTACCGGCGTAGTCACGTTTGCCGCTCCCGACTTTCCGGCATCGAGCGTAACGGTGGTGCAGGCCGGTGCTGCGGTGAATAGCTGCTCGCTCACAGCCGGGCTGTCGGGTAGCTCGCTCACACTTTGTCAGGGAAGCAGCATTACGCTGACGGCATCGGGTAGCCAGACGAACGTTGCGTATAGCTGGCAACGCGACGGAACGGCTCTGCCGAACATAACCCCAATGATAGTAATCAACAACAGCGGTACGTATGCCGTTACGCTGCTCGATCTAAACAACTGCACAGCTACGGTTAGTGCTACGGTGGTGGACGGTCCGGTGGTTGCGCCAGTTATTGCCGCCGTAAGCGTAACGTCCACCGGGGCGGTGTCACTGAGTGCTACACCCACCGGGCCGGGCCTAACGTATCAGTGGAGTCTAAGCGGAACGGCGATCACAGGTGCTACGTCAGTTACGTATGCTGTGCGGCAGTCGGGCGTCTATCAGGTGGCGGTGAGCAATGGCGTATGTGCCGCCACTTCGCCCCCGCTAACCGTAAACGTAGCGACGGGTTCGGGGCGCGTAGCGGCTGAGTCGGCACCGGAGTTGCTTCGCCTGAACGTATCGCCTAATCCGTCGTCGGGGCGTTTCATTATTCGGCTACAGCTTCCCGAACCGGCACCCGCTACGTTGCTGCTAACGGACGTATCGGGCCGCGTGGTGCAGGAGTGGCGGCTGAAAGCCAGCCGAACGGTGCATGAGCAGGAAGCTGACCTGCGTAACATACCGGCGGGTATATATCTGGTCGTGGCTGAATCTGGTGGTATGCAGGTGGTGAATCGAGTGCTGGTGGAGTAA